One genomic window of Cannabis sativa cultivar Pink pepper isolate KNU-18-1 chromosome 2, ASM2916894v1, whole genome shotgun sequence includes the following:
- the LOC115720379 gene encoding uncharacterized protein LOC115720379 — MWLAMLNRLKTQNRLIKFGVKVNGTCCLCDVHPENCQHLFFDCKIDRHCLLEVKNWLNWHAQTSNLPQLIRWIGKARISKFKKKVLAAATAALVYSLWKSKIAVIWKKSLINPARIIEDIKGTLKIQIAMFMPRKVKNINRDWVFAL, encoded by the coding sequence atgtggctggccatgctGAATAGGCTAAAAACACAAAACAGGTTGATCAAATTTGGCGTTAAGGTAAATGGAACTTGCTGCCTATGTGATGTTCATCCTGAAAATTGTCAACACTTGTTCTTTGATTGCAAGATTGATAGACACTGCCTGCTGGAGGTGAAGAATTGGCTGAACTGGCATGCCCAAACCAGCAATCTCCCTCAACTGATCAGGTGGATCGGGAAAGCAAGGATCTCGAAATTCAAGAAAAAAGTATTAGCTGCTGCAACTGCAGCCTTGGTGTACAGCTTGTGGAAGTCCAAGATTGCTGTGATTTGGAAAAAGTCTTTGATTAATCCTGCTAGAATAATTGAAGACATAAAAGGCACTCTAAAGATCCAGATTGCTATGTTCATGCCTAGGAAAGTCAAGAATATTAATAGAGATTGGGTTTTTGCTTTATAA